Genomic DNA from Deltaproteobacteria bacterium:
GCGTCCCACGCTTCGTCGCGAAGCTCGCGCGAGGCGAGCGGACTCCAGATCCGCGCCCAGCCGACGAACGGCAGCGCCCGCGCGCGCGATGCCGCGCTCACGCCGCGATCTCGAGCCACCCGGAAGAGACCGACTTCAGACCGCCGCGATCGTTCTGCGCTCCCTGCCACACCGCGATCGCGAGCTTGCGCTGCGCTTCGAGCAGCGCCCAGCCCTCGAGCTCGAACAAGAGCCGCCAGCGTCCGCTCTTCCACTCCGCGCTCGCGCGCCAGCCCGCCGGCGCCGCCGCGCGCGTGACGGTTCCGAGGCCTTGGGCGCTCACACCGAAGAGCGGCTCGCGATCGGCGCGCCAGAGCGCCCCCTCGACGGATTTCCCTGGCGCGCCCATCGTGAGCCACGGCGCATCGGCGACCGACGGCGCGAGAACCGCCGCCGCGTCGGTGAATCGATCGACGTCGTCGGCGAGCGCGCGCGGCTCTTGCGCGCAGGCCCAGACCAGCTCGACCCGCCACAGACTCCCGGACTTCGAGGTCTCGAGCTCGACGACCGGGGTTCGCGGCGCGTCTCGCCCCACGTAGGCGACCGGGACGTACCCGCCGGGAGACATCCCCGTCGGCGCAGCGATCAGCGAGACCTTGCGGCGCATCAGAGCACCTCCCGCTTGCGCGGGCCGAGCGCGAAGTTCTGGTTCCAGTCGTAGGCGATCAGAAGATCCATGAGCTCGCTCGGCTCTCCGCTGCGGCGTTTGGCCCGCTCGGCTTCGAGCGTCGCGAGCACCTCCGGCACGCGCTCGCCGAACAGGCTCACCAGGTAGCGGGTCGGAATTCGCGGCTCGTCGGTGGGACGCCCCTGCGCATCGAGCTTGGGCGGGCTCATCGGCATGACGTAGAAGACGTTCGGGCCGAGCTCGAACTCGGGGTGCAGCGGAAGCGCAACGCGGTGCTTGTGGACGAGCTTCCAGATCGGCCCGGCTTCGTCGTCGAGATAGCCGACGAAGCGCAGTCGCCCCGGGCACTGCCGCGCGCACGCCGGCGCGACGCCCTCCTCGATTCGCGGCAGACAGAAGATGCACTTGGTCGAGACCTGCCGCAGCGGATCGAAGTAGACCTTCTTGTACGGGCACGCTTCGACGCAGAAGCGGTAGCCGTGGCAGCGATCCTGATCGACCAGCACGATTCCGTCCTCGTCGCGCTTCTCGATCGCATGACGCGGACAGGCGTCGAGGCAGGCCGGGTGCGTGCAGTGGTTGCACAGGCGCGGCAGGTAGAAGTAGTGGTTGTCCTGCGGGTACTCGCCGGCGCCGCGATCCTCGTCCCAGTTCGCGCCCCAGTGGGGCTTCTCGTTCGGGCGCAGCCACGGCTTGCCCTCGCCCTCGCCTGCGCGCTTTCGCACCTCGTCGTGATTGAAGGTCCAGGCGCGCCCGTAGTCGTCGTCGAGCGTCGGGATCCGGCCCGCCTTCACTCCGCCGTCGGGCGTGCGGCCGCCGCTCTCGCCCCAACCGCGCGGATAGCCGGCGCCGGGGAGCGTCTCGACGTTGTTCCAGTACGCATAGCCCGTGCCGGTGTCCTTGTTCCAGAGCTTCTTGCAGGCGATCGTGCACGTCTGGCAGCCGATGCACTTGTTCAGGTCGAGCACCATCGCGATCTGTCGCTTCACCGGATTCGCGTTCGCCATGGCTAGGACTCCTGCGCCGCGCGGATCGCATCGACCGCGTCGGCCCTTCGTGGACGGATCGCGACCCGCGTGTCCTGCACCTGCGTGCCCGGCGCCCAGACGCCGAAGCGCCAGCGCAGCTGGCCCTCGCCGCCCGCGAAGTGGAGCGGGTTCATCAGCCCAGGCGTCACGAACTTGTAGCTCTCGTGCTTCGGAAACTGGTGCGGCTCCCAGGCGTGGAAGTAGTAGGCGACCCCCGGCCGGACCATCGACGAGTGCTTCACGCGCATGAACACCAGCCCGAAGCGGTTCTCGAGCTCGGCCCATTCGCCGTCGGCGATCCCGAGCCGCTCCGCGTCGCGCGGGTTCAGGTAGAGCGCCGGCTCGCCGCGCTGCAGTCGCAGAAGCATGGGATCGTCGCGCCAGACGCTGTGGATGCTCCAGCGCGCGTGACACGAGATCAGCTGGAACGGCAGGTCCCCCCCCGCCTTCGGGCTCTCGATGTGGGACGGGAGCGCCTCCCCGGCCTGCAGGAACCAGGGATGATCGACGTAGAACTGCTGTCGACCGGTGCGCGTGGGCCAGGGCCACTTCTCTTCGGTGAAGTGGGTGCAGGCGCGCAGCACGCCGTCGCCCTTCCAGGAGTCGTTCCAGAGCTGCGCCTGACCGCCCGGTCCGCCCGCGCCCTTGAACTTCTCGACGCCGGTGCGCTCGAGCCCCGCGACGGTCATGCCCTGGGTCGTGCCCGAGCTGTCGAGGATGTGCTGCATGACCTTGTCGGTGTCTTTGGGGCCGAACTCGCCATGGTACGAGAAGCGATCACCGATCGTGGTGAGATCGACCTCGAGCTTCCCGCAGCCGGGCAACACCGGCGTTCCGCGCTCTCGCGCGACCCGCTGCACCTGCTGCGCCAGACGCCAGAAGATCTCCCACTCGTCCTTCGAGTCGCCGACCGGCGGCACCGCGGCGTCGCAGTAGTGGAGGTAGGGGATGTAAGCGACGGTGTACTTGATGCCGCGCTTCTCGTAGTAGCCGGCGGCGGGCAGCAGGTAGTCGGCGTGCATTCCGGTGAACGTGAACTTGGGATTCACGTCGACCACCAGGTCCAGCGCGGGCCAGAGGTGCTCGAGCGAGCGCTGCGGAAGATTGGAGCGGCGAAGCACGTTGTTGCCGCCGGTCACCCAGGCGCGGGCCGCCTTGGTCGGGAAGCGCGGCATCCAGCCCTTCTCGCGCGCCTCGCGGTCGTAGTCGGTGAGCGGACGCGGATAGAGGTTCGCCTGCTCGCGGTCGAGATCTCCGGCGATTCCCTGGTAGCCGAGATTCAGGCTCGCGGCGTTTCCCACGCACGCCAGCTCCTCGGTCATCTCCGCGGCGAGGTCCCAGACGGCGAGCTGCGTGCTGATCCGACCGCGCACGCGCTCGACCGCGAGGTCGAAGAGCGTGCTCATGTCGAGGTGCATGAAGAGCTCGAGCCGCCCGCGCATGCCGGTGTGCGACCCGATGCCGAGCCCGCCCGTCTCGATCCAGCCCGTGGAGTGGTAGCCCGAGCCCTTCCGTCCCACCGCGCCCTTCAGCGACAGGCAGAGGATCTTCGCGCGGTTCATCTGGTCGGAGTGGAAGAAGCGGTTCGAGCCCCAGCTCGACAGCACCATCGGCCGCTTCGCGCGCGCGAAGCCCTCGGCGAACTTCTCGATCTGCTCGGGGGCGAGTCCGGTCACTTCTGCGCTGGCCTCGAAGCTCCACGGCTCGAGGTGCTCGCGGAGCAGAGAGCCGACGGGAACGACCACGGTCTCGCTGCCATCGCGAAGCTTCACGCTGAAGCGGCCCTCGATCGGCGGAGCGAGCGCGCCGCCGCCGAGCCGCGGCTGATCCGTGTTGGTCGGAGCGCCCGGGGCGGCGACCGGAGCGCCCGCCTTCGCGTCCCAGACGTACACCAGCTCGCGTCGCCCGGCCTCGAGCAGATCCGCCTCGTTCAGGAAGCGGCCGGTGTCCAGTCGCACCAGGATCGGCAGGTCGGTCTGCTCGCGGACGTAGTCCAGATCGATGCGGCCGGTGTTCCAGATGTGCCGCGCGGTCGCCAGCGCCAGGGCCGCGTCGGCCCCGGGCCGGATCGGAATCCATTGATCCGCGTGCACGGCGGTGGCGCTGTACTGCGGATCGATCACCACCAGCTCGGCGCCGTTGTACTTCGCCTCGAACAGGAAGTGAGCGTCGGGGATCTGAGTCACGGCCGGGTTCATCATCCAGACGACGAGATAGTCGGAGAGGAACCACTCGTCGGAGCTTCCGCCGACGTGGGGAAAGCCGAACGTGATCGTAGCGCCGTGGTTCAGATCGCCGATCTCCGCCCAGTCGTCGGAGAGCGTGGCTCCGGCCAGGCCGAAGAAGCGCACCCGCCCGGCGGTGGTCGGGCCCTGGTCGAAGTGGGGGCCGAGATCGTGGATGATGCTGTCGGTGCCGTCCTTCTCGGCGATCGTCACCAGCTTCTCCGCGATCTCGCGCAGCGCGTCGTCCCAGGAGATCTGCTGCCACTGACCGCCGCCGCGCGGGCCTACGCGCTTCAGCGGAACGGTGAGTCGGCTCGGGCCGTACATGACCTCGGTGTAGCAGGCGCCCTTCTGACAGCCGCGCGGATTGAAATCGGGAACACCGGGCTCCGAGGCGGTGTAGCTCGCGGTCTGCTCCTCGCGGACGACGATCCCGTCCTTCACGTACAGGTCGAAGTTGCACGCGCTGCGGCAGTTCAGCCAGCCGTGCGTTCCCTTCGCGACGTGGTCCCAGCTCCAGCGCTGCCGGTAGAGATCCTGCCAGCTGCCGAGCTTGGTCGGATCGCGCGCGACGCTTCCCGCCGGGAGCTCGGCCGCGATCGCCTCTTCGCGGAGATGCAGGAGCGGAAGTCCGCCCACCGCGGTCGCGGCCGCCGCCATGCCGGAGAGCTTCAGGAAGCGGCGTCGGTCGAGCCACGTGAAGCGCGAGCCACTGGCGACGGTCATGTTCGCTTCTCCCGCCGCATCGAGGTGCGGATCTTCTTCGCGGATTCTGAACGACCCGCTCGCTCGGGTCGAGCGCGCGAGCGACGCCGCAGACTCAGACGCCCTTCGTCTCCGCGCCCCAGACGTACTTGTGGACCTGCAGATTGAGCCGCACCCAGAGTCCGTCCTCCTGGATCCAGCCGGCGAGGTCCCGAGGATCGAGCACGCCGTGCACCGGCGAGAGGTTGACCGGCACGCGATTCTCCAGCCGATGGGCGCGGATCAGCTGCACCGCCCAGTCGTAGTCCGCGCGATCCCGGAGCACGAACTTCAGCTCGTCACCGGCGCGAAGTCGAGTGAGATTCCCGAGATCGTTTCGCGCGACCATCCCGCTGCCGGGCGTCTTCACATCGACGATCGCGTGCGCGCGGGGGTCGAGCACCGAGATGTCGTGGTGTCCGCCGGTCTCGATCAGCACCGTGTAGCCCGCGTCGCAGAGCTGCCGGACCAGCTCCGGCACGGCCTTCTGCAGCAGCGGCTCCCCGCCGGTGAGCTCGACCATTCTCGTCCCGAGCCCCGCCACGCGCGCCAGCACGACGTCGATCTCGAGCAGGTCTCCGCCGCTGAACGCCTGCGGCTCGTCGCAGTAGCTGCAGCGGATGTCGCAGCCCGACGTGCGCACGAAGACGCACGGCCAGCCCTCGCGGGTCGATTCGCCCTGGATCGAGCGGTAGATCTCCTTGACGCGAAGCGCCGGCACGGAGCCTAGCCGTAGAGAACGGAGCGATGGCGCACGATCTCGCCGATCAGCGTCTCGAATCGCTCCGGGTGCTCCGGCAGGCCGTCGATCCGCGCGCGGCCGATCCGATCGCCCCCGCTCTTCGGAATCACCCAGGGCTGGTGCTGGCCGACGGCGTCGATCAGGCCCGAGACGTTCAGCGGCCGTTTCTCGTCGTTGCAGGACAGCACCACGAGGTCGTCGCCCTCGACCGTCGCGAGCGACAGCCGCGCGCCGGTGCGCAGGCGCAGCCGGCGGCCGATCTCGCCCGGATCGAGGTGGGACGGCACGCGCGCCACCGCGAGCTGGTACTCGCCGAAGTGCACCATTCGCGGGTCGTTCTCCGCGACCCAGTCCGTCTCGGCGCGATAGACGTCCGGAGCCGAGGGCAGGTCGGTCGGCTTGCCGTTCAGCACGGCGACGATCTCGGCACGGTGCTCGCCGGGAGTCTCGGCCAGGCGCTTGATCAGCGCGATCACTCGGTTGCCCCATTTCTGCATGTCGGTCTCGGAGAGCCGGCGCGCGGAGAGGTCGACCAGCTTGTCGGTGAAGCGGCTGCGCCGCTCGGTCACCTCGCAGACCGCCCCCAGCGGGCTCGTCGCGTTCTCCTCGATCACGATCGAGTCGCGGCCGAGCACCGCTCGCAGGCGCACCAGATCCTCGATCGCCCACTCGTGGTGGTCGAACCACTGCAGCCGTCCGCGGAACAGCTCCGCGGTGTCGAGGACCTCCTTCGGACGCGGCTGCGCGCTGTAGCCGACGACCAGCACGTCGACGTTGTCTGCGATGTCCGTCGCCGGTCCCTTGAAGAAGTCCATCAGGCCTTCTTGCGGCGCGACCCGGAACGACACGATCGTGCGTCGGTCGCGCGCCAGGACGAGCGCGGCCAGGATCGAGTCCGGGTCGTCGCGCACGAGGATTGCGGCGCGCTGTCGGCGCGCACGCGGCGGAGACACCTCGACCGGCTCCGCGGCCGGACCGGTCTCCGATTCTTCCTCACCCTGCGCGAGGGTCGCCTCCATGTCGCTCGAGAGCGCCTCGTCGGGAGCCGGCGCCTCGCCCGGCTCGAGCTCCTCGCCGCCGAATGCCCGCGCTTCGCCGTCGCTGCCAGCCTCGCGCGACTCCAGCGCCTCGGAGTCGGCTTCCGCCCGCTCTCCGGACACGATCCGCGCGCCTCTTCGGCCGCCTCGGCGTCTTCGGCCGCGCCGTCCGCGCCGAGGCTCCAAACCGTCCGATTCCTCCCCGGCCGCGCGAGTCTCTGCATCGGCCTCGGGCTCGAGCTCGGCCTCGAACGGCGCGCGGGAATCGAGCTCTCCTTCCGCGGCCGGCTCGGCTTCGGTCGATTCGCCGCGCAGCTCCGCCGCGCGGCGCGCCTCGCGACGGGCATTGCGCTCTTCCTCCGCGCTGGCCGCGTCGTACACGCGCGCCGACGACTCGGCTGTCCCTCGATCGCCGCCGCGGCCGCGGCGTCGCCCCCGCCGCCGACCGCCCCGACGCTCGGATCGACCGACGTCCTCACGCAGATCCTCGGAATCGAGCGCTGTCTCGGCCTCCGGCAGCGTCTCGCTCGCATAGGCGCGCATCGGCTCGGTCGGAAGGCGGCGCTCCCCGATCGGACCCGCGACGGCCTCGAGGATCTCGCGCGCCTCGTCCGAGATCGAGTCGCTCGAGACGAAGATTCGCGGATCCCCGACCGCGCCCGGGCTCCAGACCTCGCGCTCGAGGTCGAGCAGATGCCAGCCAGCGATCAACCCCGGGACGTCCGCTACGTCGAGGCTCGGCCGGATGGCACCGACGACGGGCCGGCCCGCGATGTCGATGCCCACCCAATCGATCGCGTCGCTGCCCTCCTCGTTCCACGGCAGCCAGCGCGCCGTGACTCCCGCGTGCGCCTCGTCCGCGCAGCTCTCGACCAGCGCATCGCGCCGCGCTGCGGCGCCCTCGAGCAGGCTCGGGTCGTCCGCGAGTCGCACGACCCATTCATATAGATCCGCTCCGATCCGGGCGAAGCTCGCGTCGTTCGCGCGAATCGTTCGCCGCTCGGGAAGCGCGACGGAGATCACGACCTCATCGCCTTCGACGCTGACCCGGGCAGCCCGCTCGCCGCGCACGTAGAAGAGATGATCCGGGCCGGCCGGGCGCACGCCGGCGGCGCCCGAGACGGCGGCCGCCCCCTCCAATACCCGCAACACCCGCGCCAGCACACTCGTGCTGCCGCCGATCAGTGACGGCCTGGCCGGAGCCGGGTGGCTCTCGAGCTGACAGGCACCACCGTCCTCGGCGAGCGCGGGCAGCGTCAGCAGATGCACCGACGGACCGCGCTCCGCCGCCCGCGACGCGGCGCGACGGGTGCGCTCGGAGAACTCCGGCGCCGCGATCAGGACCTCGGCGAGGCTGCGCCCTGCGCCCGCGCGCCGCGCGGCGATCCGCGCCCAGCCGAGCAGGTCGAGACCCTCCCGGCGGCTCGCCAGCAGCGCGATCGGGCGGCTGCCCTGCCAGCGGGCTGCACCGGCCTCGAGATGCTCGGGAAGCTCGTCGAAGTTCTCGAGCTCGCGAACCTCGCGCAGATCGACACCGTGCAGATTGCGAAGCCGATCGAGCAGACTGCCGTTGTTGCTGCTCCGACCGAACCAGCGACCGGCTCCCCAGCCTCGCTTCCTCAAACTGTGTCCTCCCGCATAGCGGCGCCAACTCTATCCGCCACGACGACCGCCGCCAGGGCGCCGTCCATGGCGCGAGCGCGTCTAGACGTGGGTGTGTGGGTCGAAGAGCCGATCGTGCTCGTCCATCGCGAAGCGGTCCGTCATCCCGGCCACGTAATCCACGATCGCGCGCTCCTCCGGCTCGCCTCGCGCGCGGTCGAGCACGTGCGGCGGCAGCTGGCGGGGGTCCGCCGCGTACGCGCGCCACAGGTCCCCCAGGATCCGCTCGGCCTTCGCTGCCATTCGCACCACTCGGTGGTTCCGGTAGAAGTTCTCGAGCAGGTAGCGCGCGAGCTCGCGCTTCTCGGCGGCGATCTCGCGCGAGAGTCCGATCAGCGGCTCGGCTGCGGCGCAGGCCTCCGCCGAGGATCTCGGCGCCGCTCGCTCGATCCGCTCGGCGCTGGACTCGATCAGATCGCTCACCAGCAGGTCGATCAGGATCACCGTGACCCGGGGGCGGAGCGTCCGCTCCGCGGCGTCGTCTTCGTCGCGGAGCAGCCGGCTCGCCCGGCGGAACAGCGCGAGCCCCGCGAGCCCGTCCCAGTCCAGCAGATCCGCGCGAAGACCGTCGTCGAGGTCGTGGGTGTGATAGGCGATCTCGTCGCAGACGTTCGCGATCTGCGCCTCCACGGTCGGCCCGACTCCCAGGTCCGGCAGCGGCACGGGGTGCGCGTAGCGGGGGAAATTCGAGCCGTGCTTCAGGATGCCCGCGCGCGTCTCGGCGGTGAGATTCAGCCCCGGGTAGCGCTCCGAGCGGTCCTCGAGCCAGTCGACGACGCGCAAGCTCTGGCGGTTGTGCTCGAAGCCGCCGTGCCCCTTCAACAGGTCGTGGAGCACCCGCTCACCCGCATGGCCGAAGGGCGGATGACCGAGGTCGTGCGCGAGCACGATCGCCTCGACGAGGTCCTCGTTGGCTCCGAGCGCTCGCGCGACCGTGCGCGCGATCTGCGCGACCTCGAGGGTGTGTGTGAGGCGGTTCCGGAAGTGATCGCCCTCGTGGTACGGGAAGACCTGCGTCTTGTACTGAAGCCGACGGAACGCCCGCGCGTGAAGGACGCGATCGCGGTCGCGCTGGAAGACGGTGCGATACGGGTGCTCCGGCTCGGGCTCGATCCGGCCGCGCGAGTCGCGCGCGCGCACCG
This window encodes:
- a CDS encoding deoxyguanosinetriphosphate triphosphohydrolase; this translates as MPRTRSAIEARENESLAPYAVRARDSRGRIEPEPEHPYRTVFQRDRDRVLHARAFRRLQYKTQVFPYHEGDHFRNRLTHTLEVAQIARTVARALGANEDLVEAIVLAHDLGHPPFGHAGERVLHDLLKGHGGFEHNRQSLRVVDWLEDRSERYPGLNLTAETRAGILKHGSNFPRYAHPVPLPDLGVGPTVEAQIANVCDEIAYHTHDLDDGLRADLLDWDGLAGLALFRRASRLLRDEDDAAERTLRPRVTVILIDLLVSDLIESSAERIERAAPRSSAEACAAAEPLIGLSREIAAEKRELARYLLENFYRNHRVVRMAAKAERILGDLWRAYAADPRQLPPHVLDRARGEPEERAIVDYVAGMTDRFAMDEHDRLFDPHTHV
- a CDS encoding twin-arginine translocation signal domain-containing protein — protein: MTVASGSRFTWLDRRRFLKLSGMAAAATAVGGLPLLHLREEAIAAELPAGSVARDPTKLGSWQDLYRQRWSWDHVAKGTHGWLNCRSACNFDLYVKDGIVVREEQTASYTASEPGVPDFNPRGCQKGACYTEVMYGPSRLTVPLKRVGPRGGGQWQQISWDDALREIAEKLVTIAEKDGTDSIIHDLGPHFDQGPTTAGRVRFFGLAGATLSDDWAEIGDLNHGATITFGFPHVGGSSDEWFLSDYLVVWMMNPAVTQIPDAHFLFEAKYNGAELVVIDPQYSATAVHADQWIPIRPGADAALALATARHIWNTGRIDLDYVREQTDLPILVRLDTGRFLNEADLLEAGRRELVYVWDAKAGAPVAAPGAPTNTDQPRLGGGALAPPIEGRFSVKLRDGSETVVVPVGSLLREHLEPWSFEASAEVTGLAPEQIEKFAEGFARAKRPMVLSSWGSNRFFHSDQMNRAKILCLSLKGAVGRKGSGYHSTGWIETGGLGIGSHTGMRGRLELFMHLDMSTLFDLAVERVRGRISTQLAVWDLAAEMTEELACVGNAASLNLGYQGIAGDLDREQANLYPRPLTDYDREAREKGWMPRFPTKAARAWVTGGNNVLRRSNLPQRSLEHLWPALDLVVDVNPKFTFTGMHADYLLPAAGYYEKRGIKYTVAYIPYLHYCDAAVPPVGDSKDEWEIFWRLAQQVQRVARERGTPVLPGCGKLEVDLTTIGDRFSYHGEFGPKDTDKVMQHILDSSGTTQGMTVAGLERTGVEKFKGAGGPGGQAQLWNDSWKGDGVLRACTHFTEEKWPWPTRTGRQQFYVDHPWFLQAGEALPSHIESPKAGGDLPFQLISCHARWSIHSVWRDDPMLLRLQRGEPALYLNPRDAERLGIADGEWAELENRFGLVFMRVKHSSMVRPGVAYYFHAWEPHQFPKHESYKFVTPGLMNPLHFAGGEGQLRWRFGVWAPGTQVQDTRVAIRPRRADAVDAIRAAQES
- a CDS encoding respiratory nitrate reductase subunit beta, which codes for MVLDLNKCIGCQTCTIACKKLWNKDTGTGYAYWNNVETLPGAGYPRGWGESGGRTPDGGVKAGRIPTLDDDYGRAWTFNHDEVRKRAGEGEGKPWLRPNEKPHWGANWDEDRGAGEYPQDNHYFYLPRLCNHCTHPACLDACPRHAIEKRDEDGIVLVDQDRCHGYRFCVEACPYKKVYFDPLRQVSTKCIFCLPRIEEGVAPACARQCPGRLRFVGYLDDEAGPIWKLVHKHRVALPLHPEFELGPNVFYVMPMSPPKLDAQGRPTDEPRIPTRYLVSLFGERVPEVLATLEAERAKRRSGEPSELMDLLIAYDWNQNFALGPRKREVL
- a CDS encoding radical SAM protein; translation: MGQPSDRADQAPGRDSRRAPCRDRRRAERQADRPALGSGRLSRRDGLGRGERPANGALRRVPARGGARAVPPRSGRDRPPAAPAHRRAAVARDGRGRRPRGAVLQRRETAAERLGPDRRRRPAPALGDSEERGRSDRPRADRRPAGAPGAIRDADRRDRAPSLRSLRLGSVPALRVKEIYRSIQGESTREGWPCVFVRTSGCDIRCSYCDEPQAFSGGDLLEIDVVLARVAGLGTRMVELTGGEPLLQKAVPELVRQLCDAGYTVLIETGGHHDISVLDPRAHAIVDVKTPGSGMVARNDLGNLTRLRAGDELKFVLRDRADYDWAVQLIRAHRLENRVPVNLSPVHGVLDPRDLAGWIQEDGLWVRLNLQVHKYVWGAETKGV